In Camelina sativa cultivar DH55 chromosome 17, Cs, whole genome shotgun sequence, the genomic stretch ctCTTCGCTAAATAAACGTAAAATAAGTTAAGTATTAAgaaatctacaaacaaaaaaatactaaaagacatgtgaaattttgatttatattatagaaagaaaaaaatatacaaaaagagaataagaagaagtaAGAACCATGAATTGATCAAGTTCTGAAGAGGAAGCTTCGGGGGAAATATCAGAGTGGAGAGAGAGTTTGGTTAGGGAAAGATCATCCGCCGTGTTCATGATCTCCGGTGAGTCAACGTCGCCGGAACACACCTGGTCGTGTGGTGGGTCCAATAAAAGACTAATTAGTATTTAcaacaatcaaaatattttttagtaaaagagagagagagagagagagatgaccTTTAAACAGTTGAGAtgtgagtgaagaagaagtcCATACAAAGGGTGGCTTGAGATTCTCTTCTTTAGtatatcttcttctgtttcttcttcttttatattctGTTTTACCTCTTCTTTCATGTTTTCTAAGAAACTGTTCTCATCTTTCTTCACCTCCATGTTTCACTAGTATCTCTCACTTTCTCATGCACATGTGCTCTACAAgtatgtgtacatatatatattatgtgtaTATGTTATGTAGAGAGACATAATCTAAGTTGAAGCtagggttttaacttttaagattACTTTTTGGTCTTTTGTCGGTCTACGAGACACTTATTACTGTTACAAATAATAATTGTGCATGTGTATATGAGTTACATACTAACATTTAATAATTAGTCACGCTATGGTCGACACACTCGACATGTCACTTATCATCATATTATACGATGCTAATTTTACTATTCAGCtagctaaaaacaaaattatgctAGTAGATTTTATCTATTAAAAAGGAAACTTTCTCATAATTAACTGTCAATTCTTaaacatcaaaaaaataaacacaataaATGTGATTCGGAGTAAGTAATTAGTTAAGGAGATGAAAAATGAcgagaaacttaaaaaaaaaaaaaaaaaggaggagaaAGAGTGGAGGAACAGTGGAATTATGAAGAAAAGGGTGAAGCATTGTATCATTGCTTACGAAAGCACTTTGAGTCAGACTGTCGATAAATAGAATTATGCACAAGTTTCATTGCTTCCATTTTTGCCTTTTGGGTTTCCATCCTTTCTAAGTGTATCTCCTAATTAACAATTCAAATTATGGAAACATACCTCTAAGCTAATCAGAACTACTGTAAACTAATGTCAAATTCTACAATAATTTACATGTTATACATTGGTTATTTGGGGGAATTTATTAGCTTAACATAATTAGTAGGGTTTATCTTAGAAGTTAGAATTCACTAGTAAGCTATACATTGTCGTATTGTATAATCTTGAATATTGGAGGCAGTGCCGGCCCAGCAAAAAATGAGGTCCAATACgtaatcaatttttaaatagattttataaaGTAAATTTGAAAAGTTGAAAGAAAATCTTAAGAGTTAATGAAATAGAGGcctatttttgaaataatagatagataaacattaaaatttgagaacaaatcttaaatgttttgaaaaatgAGGCCTATATTTACAAAGTAAATGTTTAGTTGGGCctagatttttaattaaaattttcaaaaaagaagTTGAGGCCCAATACATTTGTGTCATAGGAATGTGCGGCGGGCCGGGCCCGATTGGAGGAGAGAGAGGAACGAAGCTggacaaaaaaagaatcaaaagagaaaacagtGA encodes the following:
- the LOC104755782 gene encoding protein KNATM-like, giving the protein MEVKKDENSFLENMKEEVKQNIKEEETEEDILKKRISSHPLYGLLLHSHLNCLKVCSGDVDSPEIMNTADDLSLTKLSLHSDISPEASSSELDQFMEAYCTSLRELKEAMEKPLMETHRFVDAVYNQLNDIVMSSSP